A portion of the Chiroxiphia lanceolata isolate bChiLan1 chromosome 10, bChiLan1.pri, whole genome shotgun sequence genome contains these proteins:
- the ECT2 gene encoding protein ECT2 isoform X1 — MADNSTLVSETGRSLLADSSVLDSKIIETSKDNVFPGSVLDVEEEMPQIETRVVLVQEAGKCEELLKALEEIKVPYIKTDTIEELGDSDSPEFETVFVVSDFQDSIFPNLCKADCRVIGPPVVLHCAQKGEPLPFSCRPLYCASMLNLVLCFTGFRKKEELVKLVTLVHHMGGIIRRDFSSKVTHLVANSTHGDKFRIAVSLGVPIMKTEWIYKAWEKRNEIDFCAADDDFRSQFKVPPFQDCMLSFLGFSDDEKANMEEMTEMQGGHYLPVGDERCTHLVVEESTVKDLPFEPLGKLYVVKQEWFWGSIQMDARAGESMYLFEKSESPDFKKSVSLLSLNTPNSNRKRRRLKETLAQLTRETDVSPFPPRKRPSAEHSLSIGSLLDISNTPESGTTNGETPKSCARPSKNSTPLPLKQSARWQVAKELYQTESNYVDILTTIIQLFQVPLEKEGQLGGPILAQEEIKTIFGSIPDILDVHTKIKEDLEDLMINWTESKSIGDIILKYSKDLLKTYPPFVNFFEMSKETITRCEKQKPRFHAFLKINQAKPECGRQSLAELLIRPVQRLPSVALLLNDIKKHTAEENPDKITLERAIESLKEVMTHINEDKRKTEAQRQFFDVVYEVDGCPANLLSSHRSLVQRLETVALGDDLCDRGEQVTLFLFNDCLEIARKRHKVIGAFKSPHGHTRPPASLKHVVLMPLSQIKKVLDIRETEDCQKAFALVVRPPTELNNKLLSFQMTTEEPRKEDWLKTLCRHVANTICKADAENLIYTADPDSVEVNTKDMDSTLSRASRAIKKTSKKVTRAFSFSKTPKRALRRALMSHSATEGRSPSSANEGYIGSRLTSTSSLAGIPSPSLVSLPSIFERRSHTLSRSTTHLI, encoded by the exons ATGGCTGACAACAGCACGCTGGTGTCTGAGACTGGGAGGAGCCTCTTGGCTGATTCTTCTGTTCTTGATTCAAAAATTATAGAAACCTCCAAAGACAATGTGTTTCCTGGGTCTGTTTTGGATGTTGAAG aagaaatgccTCAAATAGAAACAAGAGTGGTTTTGGTTCAGGAAGCAGGGAAATGTGAGGAGCTTCTGAAAGCCTTGGAG GAAATTAAAGTGCCTTATATAAAGACAGACACAATAGAAGAGCTTGGAGATTCTGATTCCCCTGAGTTTGAGACTGTCTTCGTTGTATCAGACTTCCAAGATTCCATCTTTCCCAACCTTTGCAAAGCCGACTGCCGAGTCATTGGACCACCGGTCGTACTGCACTGTGCACAGAAGGGAGAG cctTTACCTTTCTCCTGTCGTCCACTGTACTGTGCGAGTATGTTGAACTTGGTACTGTGCTTTACAggattcagaaagaaagaagaatta gttaAGCTGGTGACCTTGGTTCATCATATGGGTGGAATTATTCGAAGGGACTTCAGCTCAAAAGTTACACACCTGGTGGCGAACTCAACACACGGAGACAAATTCAGA ATTGCTGTAAGCCTTGGTGTTCCTATCATGAAAACTGAGTGGATTTATAAggcctgggagaaaagaaatgaaat tgatttCTGTGCGGCTGATGATGACTTTAGAAGTCAGTTCAAGGTTCCTCCCTTCCAGGATTGCATGTTAAGTTTCCTGGGATTCTCTGATGATGAGAAAGCCAACATGgaagaaatgacagaaatgcAAG gaGGACATTATTTACCTGTTGGTGATGAAAGATGTACACACTTAGTGGTTGAAGAAAGTACAGTAAAAGATCTTCCATTTGAACCTTTAGGAAAACTTTATGTTGTAAAGCAAGAG tgGTTTTGGGGAAGCATTCAAATGGATGCCAGAGCTGGAGAGTCCATGTATTTATTTGAGAAG TCAGAGAGTCCTGACTTCAAGAAGTCCgtgtctctgctttccctgaaCACTCCAAACAGCAACCGCAAAAGGCGCCGTTTGAAGGAGACTCTTGCACAACTGACCAGGGAAACAGACGTGTCCCCGTTCCCTCCCCGGAAACGCCCCTCAGCTGAACACTCACTCTCCATTGGGTCCTTGCTGGATATTTCCAACACTCCGGAGTCAGGCACCACCAATGGAG AAACACCAAAATCCTGTGCAAGACCTTCCAAAAACTCAACTCCTCTTCCACTAAAGCAGTCTGCAAGATGGCAGGTTGCAAAGGAATTGTATCAGACAGAAAGTAACTATGTTGATATTCTAACAACAATCATTCAG TTATTTCAAGTTCCGTTGGAGAAGGAAGGACAACTTGGGGGACCAATCCTTGCACAGGAAGAGATTAAGACCATATTCGGCAGCATTCCAGATATTCTTGATGTGCACACTAAAATCAAG GAAGACCTGGAAGATCTTATGATAAATTGGACTGAAAGCAAAAGTATTGGTGATATCATTCTTAAATAT TCAAAAGACTTGTTGAAAACATACCCTCCATTTGtgaatttctttgaaatgagCAAAGAGACTATTACAAGATGTGAAAAACAGAAGCCAAGGTTTCATGCCTTTCTAAAG ATAAATCAAGCTAAACCTGAGTGTGGCCGCCAAAGTCTAGCTGAACTCCTTATCCGTCCTGTTCAAAGGCTGCCCAGTGTTGCTCTACTACTAAATG ATATTAAGAAACACACAGCAGAAGAGAACCCAGATAAAATAACTCTAGAGAGAGCTATTGAATCATTAAAGGAAGTGATGAC GCATATtaatgaagacaaaagaaaaacagaggcaCAAAGACAGTTCTTTGACGTTGTTTATGAAGTTGATGGATGTCCG GCCAATCTCTTGTCCTCTCACCGAAGCTTAGTTCAGCGTTTGGAAACCGTAGCACTTGGTGATGACCTCTGTGACAGGGGAGAACAGGTCACACTCTTTCTGTTCAACGACTGCCTAGAG ATCGCGAGGAAACGGCATAAAGTCATTGGAGCTTTCAAGAGTCCACATGGCCACACAAGGCCTCCTGCATCTCTCAAGCATGTTGTTCTCATGCCCCTCTCCCAGATCAAGAAAGTCCTGGACATCAGAGAGACAGAAG ACTGCCAGAAAGCTTTTGCCTTGGTTGTGCGGCCACCTACAGAACTCAACAACAAACTGCTCAGTTTCCAGATGACAACTGAAGAGCCTCGCAAGGAGGACTGGCTGAAGACGTTGTGTCGGCACGTGGCCAACACTATTTGCAAAGCAGATGCA GAAAATCTCATTTACACTGCTGACCCTGACTCAGTTGAAGTAAATACTAAAGATATGGACAGTACTTTGAGCAGAGCATCCAGGGCGATAAAGAAAACATCCAAAAAG GTTACAAGAGCGTTCTCTTTCTCAAAAACACCGAAGCGAGCTCTCCGAAGGGCTTTGATGTCCCACAGCGCCACAGAGGGAAGGAGCCCCAGCTCAGCTAACGAGGGTTACATTGGCAGCCGCCTGACGAGCACGTCGTCGTTAGCG